DNA from Quercus lobata isolate SW786 chromosome 1, ValleyOak3.0 Primary Assembly, whole genome shotgun sequence:
TTGATAAATTTTAGAGAGCatttaaaatttccaaatttaaaccagaaaacccataaaataagaaaattgaattttttttagccaagtattgaagaaattttaagttttcaacCACAACTTCCAGTAATGTATTCAGAGTGAGATGTCAATGACTGCCCCTTCTGAAAACAATCCTAAATATGTGCTGGttttatctataaaataatGCATCTGTGACAACCATTCGAAGCAGTTTAGTTTCCACAAGACATTCAAAAATCTGGCTAAGATTGGAACAAACAGAAAATTCACAATAATGTAAAAAGCAAATTCCGTGCAAACACAAGATTTACTTGTAACCAATTATTCAGTGACCAGGTAACTAAACTACAACAAATTTACCTCAAACATGTGACTTTCCTTGCAAACAAGGACAAATGAAGCATTGGAATCTTTTCATTCTTGAAGCAAcagaagaaattaattttttacacaATCTACAAACTAAGAAGCCATCACTTTTAGAAGAAACTACCACTTCTCATAATAGACTAACAGGAAAAGATGAATTAAATCAATTCACCATTATTCCAACCCCCTCCTTCAAGTGTGGACCTACTCGACTCCTTAGTCAATTAGGCTCAACACAAGGAGATATGTTTAGAACTCATGACCACTTGCTCTGATGCTATGAGTCTATGACAGATTATTACAcatcccaaaagcttaagcttgTAGCAAACTATGATTTTAATCATTCAACCACTATTATAATAGATCAAagttctattaaaaaataaatcaaagttTAATTTCACCAGTATTACGTTCAAAAAAGATATCCAACTTTTATGTTGGAAATCAAATAAAGTGGAAGAGACTCTGATTATGCCGATAGCAAACTAAAATGCTTTGCTGTGATGTATACTtccaaagggaaaaaattaaaaatatctaagttaTTGAAAGACCACAGAATCTTGATAACCCAACTGTGGGCAGTGCATCAGATCTCCCTTGATAAATAAGAGACAAAAAGCACATGGAAGTTCCTCAGCATACAAGCAAAAAACTCTTCTGATGATGAgatcaaaataataaagtacTAGAAAGTAGAAACTTAAAATGggtctacattttttttttttttttgataagtaaaatgGGTCTACATATCCACAAAAAGAAACTTGTATATTGGATTATTTTGAAGATATTCCACAAATGAGATAACTGGACAACTTGTAAGTTGGAACCTATACTATACATAAATTTTTGGCGGTATATTCAATGGCAACAAGCAAAAGGTGCATTTcctttttaatgaaaatgaataatgCATAATGGTTGACATTATGTACTTCATTAATGCTTTACACTTAACCCAAATCAGAGAAGTCAATGCACTACAACATATACTACTAGACAAAATTGCTATGGACTATAGTGAAGATGAAATGATGCAGCCTATGTCAACACAGAACTTGGGAATGTGGAGGCTTGGtttatttttacttaataaataaatgcacTTTATTATGAATTGACTTTTCATTTTGTTGCATCATGCATTGTAAGATACACAAAAACTTCATAAATGTTATAGAAAAATTGTAGATACATATATGAAAGGTATATTTATTATAAGTTTGAAacatattcaactaatgactaatttaatCATCGCTTATgcaataatatttaacaaaactaactaaataaatcaaattaaaataaatttataacatCCACAATCATATTGGTcgaactaaaataatattttctttctcttcatatTCATCATCTTTCCTAATCAACTTTATCTCCATAGTACAAATCAATGTTATCATTATCTTGCAAAGTCAATTTATCATTAACATCTTCTTCATCTCCAACatttatatcttttttcttctatttcaaTAACTTCTCTTTATATTTCTTCTTGTCATTCAAGTTTCTTGGACTTctataatgataataaaaaatgaaaaattattatattgttatttaATACTTTATTCATAGTATATAATAGAAATTTGCAAATGTGAAAGTGAAGTGCCAAGTGTGTGGTCCAAATTTTCcatgagagaaggaaaaaaaaattcatggtcATGTTATTTTATCAGGATTAACCAAGTACCCAATAattgtgttaaaaacaagtctaacaactgTTGGACTCAAGTCAAAGCACAAGTTGAGCAAAAAGCTCAACTTGAACCCACATGTATGAGTATCATCCATATCATACGATACGCATCTTTGTATTGTATAATTCTTTACCATGATTGATATGCATACGATATCGTATGTTTTTTGTTCGATTCGATACGTATTGTACAATATGTGCGTATCGTATGATATTAACAACTATTTTTATAGCCTAATTAGCATATCATTCtagattttaattcttttttattctggTTTGTAGTAGAATGAGAAGCATGGGAgtgctttttaattttcatgttCAAGTGATAAACTATTGGAATTATAGCTTCAGAGCTAGGAATCAGTAGTTATAAAAGAGAATACGGCATCATAATCTATTACTAAGGAGCTACTTGGTATTCTAAATTCAAGCTTATGTCAGATAGTGAAATATACTCTGAATCTTCTTATGCATCACTTTTAAaaggacaaaaagaaaacacagaTAGAGGGCAGATAATAAAATGATACACTACAGTATCTCCAAACAGATAAAAGAGTGCAAAGGAAAAGAACATTGAAAATGATTGATGAATTTGTCCTTCCTTGTCATCATACTTACACATTAAATCTTGAGGGAGACCAAAGTCATAATCATTTCTACCCCTTCGGATGCAGAACATGTATATCACCAGCAGAAGCACACAGAAAAAGACAAGACTTGATAAGCCTATCGCAATTTTACCCTTGGTAGATAAGCTGCCATTTTCCCAGAATAAAGGACAGTCTGGCAAAGTAGGTCCACCGCACAAACCTTTGTTACCAGAAAGACTGTCAAGAAAGATTTAAGCTCATTATGTAAGGAACTATATTATGAAAAGCCACTTCTAAAAAGGATTTATGTAACCCACAAGTCATTATGCAATTAGGGACATCAAGGGTCAGTAAGTTTTAAAGACATTTAGATGCCcctttatttaactatttttgcTGCAATGATATTCTTATAAGAGGATAACTTGTGTTGATCAGTCATGAAATGTGTGCTTTCTTTTTCCACAGCAGAAAAGGTTCTGCAGTTACTCTTATTTGGACCTCTCAAGGAACAAATCTTAACTAGTAAAAACAAGGGTACGACCTTTGGCTGTTCATAGCTTTCTGGGGAATAGAGGAAGGGTAAAGGGTAAAGAAGTGAGATGATGTAGAACACAGGTAGGAAAACAGAGATAAAAGGATTACATTGTTTGACCTAACGGCCTACGTCCATAGGATAAAGCCCTAACGGCTACATCTTCACTATAATATCATTTGTGTTTTACAATGAAACAAATATGGGGTATTTATTGGAGGCTCAACCCTAAAATAACCATACAATAAACCATGGTTAATTGACTTGTAGTACTAGCAGTATTCCTGGCTTACACATCAAGGATTGGGCTTGCACCTTCAGTCCTTGACTATGATTGGGCTTGATATCTCTAAGAGATATATTTAAACTAAGAATTCAAGAAAACATGAGCTTGGTAGCTTGCTGAAATAGTCGCTCCATGGCTTTATAAAAAGTATCAGTGGATTACGATGTCTAAGAGACAGGTTTCTCTGTTCCTATGtgattttcctttctttccccCTTCAAAGAAGATGCATGAGGTAGAGAATTCATCACCGAGCCTgctttataaattaaaaaatctttCTGCAAAGGAAACATGCCCAGAAAGGAGTGGCAGAAAAAGATGTTTTGAGGGCATGTGTTATGGTTCAGGTCATTGAGGATCAGATAGCAAAAGGAAAAcattatgaaataaaaaagattttaacaATTTAGTTCAACTGGAATTTTAGGGGATTGAATAGctgaaagaaacaaatgcaagagATGTGAATGATTTAGCTAAGGTTAGAAAAAGATAGAAGCAATTTAGAACTAAAAGGAGCTTAGGGCCTATCACAAATCATGTACACTACAAAAATTTGTCAGCTAAAGATTCTATAGCATTTGAactaatataacaaattaattgtAGCTTCTAGCAAATTAAATTATATCATACTCAATTGCTCCACCGTGCACACCAATTGAAAAAAGTTCCTCCGGTACTCGTCCTTCTAATAAGTTATCATTCAATACCCTGACAAGAGAGAGGTGTATTAAGAAATGATATAAACCCTgtaatgaaaatacaaaaatggGGTCTGTAAATGGTGTTTTAGATTCAGGAAGTAAGTTAGTTCATGTCCTTGTTAaccatattattaaaatttcagCTTTTAAATGATGGCTTCTAGATGATCAAGTTTGAGTATGTTAAAAGGATATAACATTAAAGTAAGAGGTGTAATTTGCATTTCTAAAGTAAGACACTATGAGAATATATTTGATGCAATAAAACATtatttacttatccaaaaaataaaacattattgaaattatttctttaaaCTAATGCACTATTGAACACCTGTTTCAATGTCAAAGAACACAACTAGAAGTGCCACACTGCCATTATGGTATTTTAAATTACTACTGTAACAAtactcctaaattttatttattttttttttttaatgccatGATACCTCACCAAGGCAGGGCACTTCAGATCCACCCACGGGGAGTAAACCATGGATACACAACCCCACCCACCAGAACCATGTATTAGGTAGGTAATCCAGTGAAACTCTTAAGTGGGGATCGAACCTTGGATGTCTAGGTCTACAGCTCATCCCAAGCATAAAATAGGGAAGAATGCCAATGCAGCCACATCTTCCACAATACTAAATGTGTTAATTTGGGAGAAGGTTTTAACACATTATTTGAGAAACTCTCACAAAATGCACTACTGTTCAAAGAAAAACCCCAACACATGCATGGAGTGTTTAAAATAAGTGAATAATGGGTGAAATGCTTGATAGtagaatttatttataactCAAAGAACTCTAGCTATTCAAGTTacattttccttcacatttggCTTAATTAACTGTTGggagattgattttttttaataaaaatagctCTAagctttctcctttttttctgtttttgttttgttttgttttgtttttccaaaTATGGTGTATTTATAAGCATTCAGCCGTGATACTTTGAGAAAGTAAATGGTGTCTTCTGATGAAACATGGGATGCTAGATGCCAGCTTACTGAGCAAGCCACTATCCATGCTGAAATATACTATTAACACAGCTCCTAATGACCACAAATGACAATATATGATGTTGTTAGATATGTTTGATAAAATCCAGTACTCAAATTGGATACTGCCAAACTACTTACACCAGCTGCAGATTTGAAGATGCTAGACTATCCGGAATGGACCCTGTAAACTGATTGTACGATAAATCTCTGCAAAGTagaaaacataataatatatgtaAACAAGCAGATTTTTGTATTACACTTGAGCTATCTTAAAGGAGCCATTAAGTGTACCATAGACAAGTATAAAAGTGAACATAAGAAGAAAACTAGATAAAGATTGATCACATGGTAAAACCATCTAAAAGAAGAGAAGCATTAATCATACTTAAAAAGGGGAAATTGTAATTTTCAAACGGTGaagaaatttattaaattagcaaaataaattgaagGGAACAAGGCCCTACTTACATGCACCATGAAAGAACgaccaaagaaaaaaggaacGTCATTGAGCAATAAGGTAAActattttcaaataaacaaatgCAAAGAATCTTCCATGAAATTATGATCAACTGAGTGATATtatatcaaataaatatattagtggTTTACAGTGTGGCACTTACCAGAGCATGCCATATGCAATAGAAACCAGTACTATAAGTCTATAATTGTAATTTACAAACTAAACAAATGCTGGATACTTACAGCCGTATGAGAGATTTTTGGCCTAGCCCAGATGGTAATGTACCGCCTAAAGAATTAGTAGTTAAGTTCCTGTTcatttagaaaaattcaaaattcaaaatgttAACCAATCTATACATTAACTACATATTCAGAACCTATATGAATTGTGAATGCATActccaaaaattaccaaattaggTTTAAAtgcaaagcaaagaaaaaggagaaaaaaaaatgtcaacatTAAAGAAACCATGTTAGAAGTTAGAATATTAACCAAACTCGAATAGAAGAGAAAGCACAACCTTATAAAGGTATAAACAATAGAAATCTATCAAACTCACAATGaatggaaaaaggaaaacatcCATCCCTTTGACAATTTACTTATGAATGTGTGCATCTCAATCATTAGATGAAGTATAAATTCCTAAACACAACTTTGATTGAGGTATCATCCAATATCAACTTTTAACCACAATTGCAATGTATTTATGCCAATTAAAGGAAGCCACATAAGATAAGTACAAATATGCAACAACTAGCATGGGAATAACTGGAAGTAATACAAGTTCCTAAACATAATCACCATTCTTCTCCCATTGCTTAGGATATTTACCAGGCATAACTTAGAGGAGGTCCAAAAGTGGAAACTGTCCTTGAAAGCACAAGGACGGGTGATAAAATAAgatttcaaggaaaaaaaaaaaaaaaatgtaatgattATATGATAAGACATGGTGACCTATGATGGGGTGGAAATTATATCTGTTCCTAGATAGAAAAGAATACTAAGAAGGGGCTCATTGAACTATTTCTAACTGCAAAACcatcataattttttgacaCAGTAATATGTTGaatcaattaatataaaagATGCACGACATTAAGAGTTGACAGTTGATACTTACAGGCTTACCAAGTTTGACAAAAGACTGATCTGGTCACTAATATATCCTCCTTTCAAGCCTTGAGTTCCAAGATCTCTGAAATGTATAATTTGATCAATATATAATACTTAATGACTAGGATTTTTGGCCCAAGATTATAGCTTCTTTGATTACCAGatagaaaaggaaataaaaagttTGAAACAAATGGCTTTGAAAGTAAAAGAGATTATTACATTTGAGATATCACGAGGGATTTTCCATCCTTGTTGAGATGGCATGTAACTCCCTCCCAAGCATCCCAACTTGTAGGAGCACAAGGATCACCATTCCAACCCATTCTATCGGGAACACGAAGCGACTCCTTCAATGCTCTCATAGCAACCACTACAAAGGAAACCCCGATTAGTATCAGCTCACATAACCTAAAGAATCAAGCACATTCCTAAGATTCCTAGAgtctttcttttacattttaatCACTCTTCAGTCTTGCTTATATCTCATTTTCACCAAATCATTCTTGTTATCAAAccattaaattattattgacattttttttaatatgtaggTTACACATGCACTTGGTGGGTTTCAATACAACAACAAatccttagtcccaaaatttgggGTCAGCTATGGATCCTTGACAAATTAGACTGTTTTGgccatatgaatttttttcttatattctattctatttgaaGTCATGGTctctaaaaaattgaataataaattaaacaaacGGAAAATAAAGATAGATCATAGGAGCCAACACCTAGGCTTGCTTGGAGTCTAACACCAAGCAAGGGAAAACCACTAGGTATTAGCACCTAGGGTGGGGCTGGAGTTGGCACCACACCATACCATGGAGAtcattttaattgaaatctttttttttttttccatcaaaatAAGCTCCCTTTGATAAAAGTACAACATTTccttatataagaaaaataaaccctaaTTATAATTGGCATAGAAAACCCTAATTAACTAATAACCTAAAATTAAGATAAATTGACTCTCCACCAATACCTATGGAAGAATGAAGCGCCAAACACGCCTctagattctctctctcatgaacGAATGATGCTAAAGATACTGATAGTACATAAACTTTAGAAACTGatgtgtcaaaaaaaaaaaaaaatttaatgaagaatattaatttattcaCATTCATTTCTCTGTGAAATTCAGCAAATTTCAAAGTTGGGTTTGGTTgcaagaaagagaagagaatatttcacactttttcttttttttttaatttgaaaatataatatgaATCCAAATCTTTGCTTCCCTACATACATTTCGTCTCTAagtctaagtaaaaaaaataaaaacaaaaacaaaaataaaaattctttcccCTAATTCAATTTCAAGAATCTCTTTACCTTGATCAGGCACAGTAGAAAGATCAGCCGGAACCAGCGCGTAATTCTCAAGCCCAGAAATCACCGGCGAGCCTACCACCGGGACCAGCCTCACGGTCAACACAGTAGAACTCAAATTCTTCACCGTATAATTCCAAGTATAAGCTGCAAAGCCTCCAACCTCCTTGTAAATATCAATCCGATTCACATTATTGCCATTGACCAACACATCGAACACTCTCTGACCTTCCTTGTTCACGCTCGAATCCAGCTCCGCGAAGTGAAACCACAGCAAGTAATCCAGCTTCGCATCCACCTTCAACTCGTACTCGATCACTCTGCCGTCCGTCGTCACCGCCGTCTGGTACAGCTTCGCCGGAAAGTAATTCGGCGCCGTATTGGTCCCGCTTATAGCATTGTTTGTGCCTATCTTCCTTAGCGCTGAGGAGCTGGAAATATGAGATTGGAAACTATAGTCCGATTGCCAGGACCGGCCGAAGTAGTCGGTGTCGTTGGTGAAGCCCGGGCCCCATTGGGGGGAGCCGCAGGTGAGTCTACCATAGTTGACGAGGATGAAACTCTGACCGATCGAAGCGGCGTTGTATGAATTCGGGTCGATTTGGTTGATCTGGAGCGAACCGATAACGGGCGGGTCAGTGGCAATGCTGTAAAAACAGAAATCCGCTTGACCGTCGGTGACGTAAGCGAAGAGGTCAGAGTACGCGCCGTCACGCGCGAGTGACTCAGCCCAAGGCGAGCGCCAGGAATAGACCAAAGTGCCCTCCACGGAAGCGTCGAAGGAAGGAGAGTGAGACTTGCCGTCGTAGTTGTCGTAGACGGTGAATGTACGGAAGTAGTAACGGCCGTTAGGGAGTGGGACGGTGTAGCAGTTCTTTTTCCCGAAGGAGAGTGGGAAGAAACGGAGTGTCTTTTCCTGAGAGTGAAGGAAGTGTAACGGTTCCGAGACTATCGCCGCAGACCCTCCGGTGTAGTTGCGGTCGGAAAGCCATGTTGTGTTGAAGGGATCGGTCGTGTCGGTGGTACCGCCGCAGTCAATGTAGTATGAAACGTCTGTTAAAAAAACATATGTAGTTAGTGAATTAGTGACAGTTAATAAGttagttattagttattaaGGGAAGAGATTGTGCTTTACCGAAAGGGttgggggtggtggtggtggagcaGAGGAGGGGGAAGAGGAGGAGTTGGAGGAAGAGAAGgagagacattttttttttgttggtttgcTATGCCTATGCTAGCATAGCAAGAAGAGAGAATTTGGGGTGTGTTCTGTTCGGACATAAAAGGTAGGGACTGAATGGGAAggaaataaagtaaaataaaaagagagatgGGACCGAGATTAGCGGGGAAGTTCTGAGTACTTGATTGCGAAGAAGACAAATCGAGGAAGGTAgctgattgatttttttttttttttttttctgataaaCAGGTAGCTGATTGATTTGTTTGAAAATGGGTACACGTTTAattaaaacttattaatttgACTTGGATTAAGTTATGAGTTCTTAGGACTTGGGGGGCTACTGGCCGTTAGGTCTTGCGTGATTGATGAGGTTGTAATCGTAATTGAcaggttttgattttttttttttttaagatagttttaatttatggtGTTTGCTATTGATGAtgactctttattatcagaccaagacatcaatcagtttttagtgtaagtgaaaattgaatctcaaatctcttatacaaccatgagagactttattagttttaagtttcaatttttaattatgaGATTTTAGAAAAGTCTTccatttaatattaaataaatatttaatattaaataaataaataaataaaagtagacAACCATAAGGTTCGAAAAACTTTGCTATAACTTGTTGGACAATTTGGAATCGGTGAAATAAGTGCAAAGTGAGCAGCACCATTGGATAAACTTTCTAGCCTGGCGAAGCAACATCTCCTAGAATTTCAGCAACAACATGTTAAACCTGTTTCAAAGTAGCTCCCAAAGAAAACCGTTTGGAAACCACCTGACCTTGGAATgctaaaaacaaattttgatggTACAGTCTTCAAAGATTTGAATGCAACGGGTGTCGATGTAGTGGTCCACAATTCTCTTGGAGAAATAATGACAACTTAATCCGAGATTATCCCTATCCCCTCCTCTATGGTCGCTCTTGAAACTATTGTGGTAAGAACGGTTGTCCAGTTTGTTCAGGAATTGGGTTTGCATAACTCAATCTTTGAGGGTGACTCAAAAATCTCCATTTCCATTTTGGTAAAGGCAATAGATGATATGAATATGGATTACTGGATCAAGATTATGTGAACAGAATTATATTCTATTTAAAGTCTAGAACTTGTAAAAGTGTCTAATGGCATTGAGTCTATTGTTTTCAAATAGGTCTacaagaaaatgagattgataGATTAGAAAGTGTAAACCTTCAAAGTCAAGACTAGTGGCGAAAAGATTTATTCAGAAAGAAATGGTTCGACTATGAAAAGATTTTTTCACCAATCGTCAAGTTTGACTCTATTCAGATTCTCTTATTCGTTATATTTCATTTGGATGAAATATGACAATGGATATCAAGAAAGCTTCTTTTAGTAGCAATCTTGAGAAAGACGTCTATATGATG
Protein-coding regions in this window:
- the LOC115990913 gene encoding receptor-like protein 4, which encodes MSLLLFLQLLLFPLLCSTTTTPNPFDVSYYIDCGGTTDTTDPFNTTWLSDRNYTGGSAAIVSEPLHFLHSQEKTLRFFPLSFGKKNCYTVPLPNGRYYFRTFTVYDNYDGKSHSPSFDASVEGTLVYSWRSPWAESLARDGAYSDLFAYVTDGQADFCFYSIATDPPVIGSLQINQIDPNSYNAASIGQSFILVNYGRLTCGSPQWGPGFTNDTDYFGRSWQSDYSFQSHISSSSALRKIGTNNAISGTNTAPNYFPAKLYQTAVTTDGRVIEYELKVDAKLDYLLWFHFAELDSSVNKEGQRVFDVLVNGNNVNRIDIYKEVGGFAAYTWNYTVKNLSSTVLTVRLVPVVGSPVISGLENYALVPADLSTVPDQVVAMRALKESLRVPDRMGWNGDPCAPTSWDAWEGVTCHLNKDGKSLVISQIDLGTQGLKGGYISDQISLLSNLVSLNLTTNSLGGTLPSGLGQKSLIRLDLSYNQFTGSIPDSLASSNLQLVVLNDNLLEGRVPEELFSIGVHGGAIDLSGNKGLCGGPTLPDCPLFWENGSLSTKGKIAIGLSSLVFFCVLLLVIYMFCIRRGRNDYDFGLPQDLMSLAAKRNKYQRQKSLMLLEMESQHAKGLPSPFTPY